A region of Sesamum indicum cultivar Zhongzhi No. 13 linkage group LG7, S_indicum_v1.0, whole genome shotgun sequence DNA encodes the following proteins:
- the LOC105167018 gene encoding ferritin-2, chloroplastic, with translation MLLKSAPTLGLLNFHGENLSSLFSSASSSSFKSFLGRKGNGCVVCVAKHTNSKPLTGVVFEPFEEVKKELMLVPTVPQDSLARQKYSDECEVALNEQINVEYNVSYVYHAMFAYFDRDNVALKGLAKFFKESSLEEREHAEKLMVYQNKRGGKVKLQSILMPLSEFEHAEKGDALHAMELALSLEKLTNEKLLNLHAVASRNNDAQLTDFIESEYLAEQVESIKKISEYVAQLRRVGKGHGVWHFDQMLLDEAVA, from the exons ATGCTTCTGAAATCTGCGCCGACTTTGGGTTTGTTGAACTTCCATGGCGAAAATCTGAGCTCTTTGTTTTCCTCTGCCTCGTCTTCTTCCTTTAAGAGTTTTTTGGGCAGGAAGGGGAATGGGTGTGTCGTGTGTgtggctaaacacaccaacAGCAAGCCCTTGACCGGCGTTGTTTTCGAGCCCTTCGAAGAAGTGAAGAAGGAGCTCATGCTTGTGCCCACCGTCCCTCAGGATTCGCTTGCTCGCCAGAAGTACAGCGATGAGTGTGAAGTCGCTCTTAACGAACAAATCAA TGTGGAGTACAATGTGTCGTATGTCTACCATGCCATGTTTGCCTATTTTGACAGAGACAACGTTGCACTCAAGGGGCTTGCTAA GTTTTTCAAGGAATCAAGTCTAGAAGAAAGGGAACATGCTGAAAAATTGATGGTTTACCAG AACAAGCGTGGTGGAAAAGTGAAGTTGCAGTCTATCTTGATGCCCCTGTCGGAGTTTGAGCATGCCGAAAAGGGAGATGCACTACACG CTATGGAGCTTGCATTGTCTTTAGAGAAGTTGACGAATGAGAAGCTTCTAAACCTTCATGCT GTAGCCTCCAGAAACAATGATGCGCAGTTGACTGATTTTATTGAGAGCGAGTATTTGGCTGAGCAG GTGGAATCTATCAAGAAGATATCAGAATATGTTGCGCAGCTGAGAAGAGTTGGTAAAGGTCATG GTGTTTGGCATTTCGATCAGATGCTGCTTGATGAAGCTGTTGCTTGA
- the LOC105167019 gene encoding probable apyrase 7 has product MVLSKFAEFLSSAATRLSAPKTSNLSYKSPGLPPLSGSLHGYTFSGPEKKTNLRLSSSLQDLSAYRQLDTEGDLIHSPRIERSSSRALLPKLLQQENGASSFSKEKVSPISSGRKKWVRVLCVFLCLLLFTCLCYALLFLYSNWSRGPSRFYVVIDCGSTGTRVYVYQASVNHQKDDNLPILLKSLPEGFQRKSGSQRGRAYNRMETEPGFDKLVRNISGLRKAIKPLIRWAEKQIPKNEHKTTSLFLYATAGVRRLPSPDSDWLLNNAWSILKSSPFLCKKEWVKIITGMEEAYYGWIALNYHTGILGSIPKKETYGALDLGGSSLQVTFESKVSDHGETSLKLSIGPVNHHLSAYSLAGYGLNDAFDKSVSHLLKKFPQVSNADLVSGKVEIKHPCLQSGYKSKYVCSHCSSIRLKDGSPIGGKRLPKGGKAGVPVQLIGTPRWEECSALAKVAVNLSEWSDHSLGTDCELQPCALEQNLPRPHGQFYAMSGFYVVYRFFNLTPDAALDDVLEKGREFCEKTWDVARKSVVPQPFIEQYCFRAPYVVRLLREGLHITDSHVIIGSGSITWTLGVALFEAGKEFPYREKNYSYQILRVEINPIILLAILFASLFVLFCAFSCIGNWWMPKFLRRSYLPLFRHNSVTSTSVLNLPAPFRFQRWSPINTGDGRAKMPLSPTVASSQQRQFDTGLGFGGGAIQLAESSLYSSSSSVAHSYSSGSLGQMQFENSNLGSIWTPNRSQMRLQSRRSQSREDLNSSIAEAHLAKV; this is encoded by the exons ATGGTCTTGAGTAAATTTGCTGAGTTTCTTTCTTCTGCAGCAACTCGTTTGTCAGCCCCAAAGACTTCTAATCTTTCATATAAATCACCCGGATTGCCTCCACTTTCTGGCTCTCTTCATGGTTATACCTTTTCCGGCCCAGAGAAGAAGACTAATTTGAGACTCTCCTCATCCCTACAAGATTTGTCTGCTTATCGCCAGCTTGATACAGAAGGTGATCTTATCCATAGCCCCAGAATAGAAAGAAGTTCAAGTCGTGCATTATTGCCAAAGCTTTTGCAACAAGAAAATGGTGCATCAAGCTTTTCCAAGGAGAAGGTATCACCTATTTCATCTGGAAGGAAGAAATGGGTGCGAGTTCTTTGTGTTTTCCTCTGTTTATTGTTGTTCACTTGTCTTTGTTACGCCCTGCTGTTCCTTTACTCGAACTGGTCTAGAGGACCATCCAGGTTCTATGTTGTGATCGACTGTGGTAGCACTGGAACCCGTGTTTATGTATATCAGGCATCCGTTAATCACCAAAAAGATGATAATCttcctattttattaaaatcgtTGCCTGAAGGATTCCAGAGGAAATCTGGCTCCCAGAGAGGCCGGGCTTACAACAGAATGGAGACTGAGCCTGGATTTGACAAATTGGTACGAAATATATCTGGACTGAGGAAAGCAATAAAACCTCTTATTAGATGGGCTGAGAAGcaaattccaaaaaatgaacataagactacttctctctttctctatgCTACAGCTGGAGTTCGCAGGCTACCAAGTCCAGACTCTGATTGGCTTCTTAATAATGCTTGGTCAATTCTAAAGAGTTCACCTTTTTTGTGCAAAAAGGAGTGGGTTAAAATTATCACGGGCATGGAGGAAGCCTATTATGGATGGATAGCACTAAATTATCACACTGGTATACTGGGTTCAATTCCTAAAAAGGAAACATATGGTGCACTTGACTTGGGTGGCTCATCACTGCAGGTTACTTTTGAAAGTAAGGTAAGTGACCATGGCGAAACAAGCTTAAAGCTTAGCATTGGCCCTGTTAACCATCATCTAAGTGCCTATTCTTTAGCTGGATACGGGCTCAATGACGCATTTGACAAATCTGTATCTCATCTTCTCAAGAAGTTTCCTCAGGTTAGCAATGCAGATCTGGTTAGTGGAAAAGTCGAAATTAAGCATCCATGTTTGCAGTCTGGTTACAAGTCAAAGTACGTATGTTCCCATTGTTCATCCATACGGCTAAAAGATGGAAGTCCTATTGGCGGGAAAAGATTACCTAAAGGAGGAAAGGCAGGAGTTCCTGTTCAGCTTATTGGAACTCCCAGATGGGAGGAATGCAGTGCACTTGCCAAAGTTGCTGTCAACTTGTCTGAGTGGTCAGATCATAGTTTAGGAACAGATTGCGAGCTGCAACCATGCGCACTTGAACAAAATCTCCCTCGCCCTCATGGCCAATTTTATGCTATGTCTGGCTTCTATGTGGTGTACCGATTTTTCAACTTGACTCCTGATGCTGCCCTGGATGACGTACTAGAGAAGGGTCgtgaattttgtgaaaaaacaTGGGATGTTGCAAGAAAAAGTGTCGTTCCTCAGCCTTTCATAGAACAATACTGCTTCAGGGCACCGTATGTTGTGCGCCTCTTGAGAGAAGGACTGCACATTACTGATAGCCATGTAATTATCGGTTCTGGAAGCATCACTTGGACCCTTGGAGTTGCTTTGTTTGAAGCTGGAAAGGAATTTCCATAcagggaaaaaaattacagctatCAGATATTGAGGGTTGAGATAAATCCAATTATTCTTTTGGCTATTTTGTTTGCTTCCTTGTTTGTCctattttgtgcattttcatgCATTGGCAATTGGTGGATGCCAAAATTCTTGCGAAGGTCGTATCTCCCGCTTTTCAGACATAATAGTGTGACATCCACATCAGTGCTCAATCTTCCTGCCCCTTTCCGGTTTCAGCGCTGGAGTCCTATCAATACAG GGGATGGAAGGGCTAAGATGCCATTGAGCCCCACTGTTGCAAGTTCTCAGCAAAGACAGTTCGACACTGGACTTGGTTTTGGTGGCGGGGCCATTCAGTTGGCTGAATCCTCGTTGTATTCTTCGTCTAGCAGTGTAGCACACAGTTACTCTTCTGGCAGCCTAGGTCAGATGCAATTTGAGAATAGTAACCTTGGTTCCATCTGGACTCCCAATAGAAGTCAAATGCGTCTTCAAAGTAGGAGATCCCAATCCCGAGAAGACCTCAATTCTTCTATTGCTGAGGCACACTTGGCAAAGGtctaa
- the LOC105167020 gene encoding eukaryotic translation initiation factor 2 subunit alpha homolog, with amino-acid sequence MATNGPNLECRMYEAKYPEVDQAVMIQVKSMADSGAYVSLLEYNNIEGMILFSELSRRRIRSISSLIKVGRIEPVMVLRVDKEKGYIDLSKRRVSEEDIQACEERFNKSKLVHSIMRHVAETMNIDLEDLYIHVGWPLYRKYGHAFEAFKLIVNDPDSVLDSLTREVKEVGPDGQEVTKVVPALSEEVKDALVKNIRRRMTPQPLKIRADIEMKCFQFDGVLHIKEAMRKAEAAGNKDCPVKIKLVAPPAYVLNTQTLDKEQGIAILNQAIEACTEEIERHKGKLTVKEAPRAVSEREDKLLAEHMAKLGRENEEVSGDEDSEDEEDTGMGEIDVENTGTGITE; translated from the exons ATGGCAACCAACGGGCCAAACCTGGAGTGCCGGATGTACGAGGCGAAGTACCCGGAGGTGGACCAGGCTGTGATGATACAGGTGAAGAGCATGGCCGACAGCGGCGCCTACGTTTCACTCCTTGAGTACAACAATATTGAGGGTATGATTCTGTTTTCTGAGCTGTCCCGCCGCCGTATTCGGAGCATCAGCAGCCTCATCAAGGTTGGCCGCATCGAGCCCGTCATGGTCCTCCGTGTTGACAAGGAAAAGGGGTATATTGATCTCAGCAAGAGGCGTGTTTCCGAGGAGGACATTCAAGCCTGTGAGGAGAGATTCAATAAGAGTAAGCTCGTCCATTCCATCATGCGACATGTCGCTGAAACCATGAACATTGACCTAGAG GATCTCTATATTCACGTTGGCTGGCCATTATACAGGAAATATGGCCATGCATTTGAG GCgttcaaattaattgttaatgaTCCTGATTCAGTGCTTGATTCCCTCACCCGGGAAGTCAAAGAAGTTGGTCCTGATGGACAAGAG GTCACAAAGGTGGTTCCTGCGCTATCAGAGGAAGTAAAGGATGCgttagttaaaaatattaggagaAGAATGACACCACAACCCTTAAAGATTCGAGCAGATATTGAAATGAAATGTTTTCAGTTTGATGGTGTTCTGCACATCAAG GAAGCAATGCGTAAAGCTGAAGCTGCTGGCAACAAGGATTGCCctgttaaaattaaacttgttGCTCCACCAGCATATGTCCTCAACACCCAAACGCTTGACAAG GAGCAAGGCATTGCGATCCTTAACCAGGCAATTGAAGCTTGCACAGAAGAAATTGAACGTCACAAAGGAAAACTTACAGTTAAGGAGGCACCAAGAGCG GTGAGTGAACGGGAGGACAAATTACTTGCAGAGCATATGGCTAAGTTGGGACGTGAAAACGAGGAGGTTAGTGGTGATGAGGACAGTGAAGACGAGGAAGATACGGGCATGGGAGAAATTGATGTGGAGAATACAGGAACCGGGATAACAGAGTGA
- the LOC105167021 gene encoding probable methyltransferase PMT23 (The sequence of the model RefSeq protein was modified relative to this genomic sequence to represent the inferred CDS: added 49 bases not found in genome assembly), with amino-acid sequence MAISMPSILKERKYPFIFIFFLLLVFVTFLLVSDSQSPILIATSNLLRPQTFSSNPSSSSESSNPLSSDLKNPSASNPSIDSSIPFSSDPRTSSDSGTPLSSDPDNPPTSNATSDSSIPFSSDPKSSSESSTPLSSDPGDPPTSNATSDSSIPFSSDPESFSESSAPLSSPDSKNPPASNATGDGSIPFSSDPPNPFVSNSSSESTVPFSKDPKSPEASLQPEISSSPVGNASLGRGISSSNDSATTNISSNPSTGTVDNANPAAGAGANYNEVADIEWEACKGEVAVDYIPCLDNWKAIKALRSRRHMEHRERHCPDPSPRCLVPLPEGYKIPVLWPKSRDMIWYNNVPHPKLVEYKKDQRWVMKKGEYFYFPGGGTQFRNGVNFYINSIEKTLPGIEWGKKTRVILDVGCGVASFGGALLGRNIITMSLAPKDEHEAQIQFALERGIPAVLSVIGTRRLPFPDNSFDLIHCARCRVHWNADGGKPMLELNRILRPGGYFIWSATPVYKKDDWHKKIWRSIVALTETICWTQVTRSFFRSSHIGVAIFQKPVSPSCYHTRKENKPPLCDMSSRPNNSWYVPLDSCLVPLQDDAPKWPSAWPERLTDKPPRLPSEPDGEEMYKGDTRHWSALVSEVYLGGLGVNWSSVRNVLDMNAGYGGFAAALINVPVWVMNVVPVPVQEPDALPVIYDRGLIGIYHDWCESFNTYPRTYDLLHASSLFGKLTKRCDVIEVAAEMDRILRPGGYLVVQDSTEVLTEVSPILRSLHWSVNVYQDQFLVGKKDFWRPA; translated from the exons ATGGCGATATCGATGCCCAGTATCttgaaagaaaggaaataCCCAtttatcttcatcttcttccttttaCTAGTCTTCGTCACTTTCCTCCTCGTCTCCGATTCCCAGTCCCCCATTCTAATTGCTACCAGTAATCTTCTTCGACCCCAAACCTTTTCATCCAACCCCTCAAGTTCCTCTGAGAGTAGCAACCCATTGTCCTCCGACCTCAAGAATCCTTCGGCTTCTAACCCTTCGATTGACAGTAGCATCCCGTTTTCATCCGATCCAAGAACTTCCTCTGACAGTGGCACGCCATTGTCCTCCGACCCGGACAATCCTCCCACTTCCAACGCTACGAGTGACAGTAGTATTCCGTTTTCATCTGACCCAAAAAGTTCCTCCGAGAGTAGCACGCCGCTGTCCTCCGACCCAGGCGATCCCCCCACTTCCAACGCTACGAGTGACAGTAGCATCCCGTTTTCATCCGACCCCGAAAGTTTCTCTGAGAGTAGCGCCCCATTGTCCTCCCCCGACTCGAAAAATCCTCCGGCTTCCAACGCTACGGGTGACGGTAGCATCCCGTTTTCATCCGACCCCCCAAACCCGTTTGTTTCCAACTCTTCGTCCGAAAGTACTGTCCCGTTCTCCAAGGACCCGAAAAGTCCCGAGGCTTCGTTGCAGCCCGAAATTAGTAGCAGTCCCGTTGGAAACGCTTCGCTCGGCAGAGGCATTTCGTCGAGCAATGACTCTGCAACTACCAATATCAGTAGCAACCCAAGTACTGGTACGGTGGACAACGCTAATCCGGCCGCGGGGGCGGGTGCTAATTACAATGAGGTAGCGGATATAGAGTGGGAGGCGTGTAAGGGAGAGGTGGCGGTGGATTATATACCGTGCTTGGACAACTGGAAAGCGATAAAAGCATTGAGGTCCCGTAGGCATATGGAGCACAGGGAGAGGCATTGCCCCGACCCGAGTCCGAGATGTTTGGTTCCTCTGCCTGAGGGGTACAAGATCCCGGTCCTGTGGCCGAAGAGCAGGGACATG ATATGGTACAACAATGTCCCTCATCCTAAGCTTGTGGAATATAAGAAGGATCAGCGTTGGGTGATGAAAAAAGGtgaatacttttattttcctgGTGGAGGCACACAGTTCAGGAATGGAGTCAATTTTTACATCAACTCTATTGAAAAG ACTTTACCAGGAATTGAATGGGGTAAAAAAACAAGGGTGATATTAGACGTTGGCTGCGGCGTTGCTAGCTTTGGTGGTGCTTTGCTGGGCAGAAACATCATTACCATGTCGTTGGCCCCAAAAGATGAACATGAAGCTCAAATCCAGT TAGGCTTCCCTTTCCAGACAATTCTTTTGATCTGATTCACTGTGCAAGGTGCAGGGTGCACTGGAACGCTGATG GTGGAAAACCAATGTTGGAACTGAACAGAATTCTTAGGCCTGGAGGGTATTTCATATGGTCGGCCACACCGGTGTATAAGAAGGATGATTGGCATAAGAAAATCTGGAGAT CTATAGTAGCTCTGACAGAAACCATTTGCTGGACCCAAGTGACAAGGTCGTTCTTCCGTTCTTCCCACATCGGCGTAGCTATTTTCCAAAAGCCAGTGTCGCCTTCCTGTTATCATACTCGCAAGGAGAATAAGCCACCTCTCTGTGATATGTCCAGTCGGCCAAACAATTCATG GTATGTGCCTCTGGACAGTTGCCTCGTCCCACTGCAAGATGACGCCCCCAAATGGCCCTCGGCTTGGCCAGAAAGGCTGACCGATAAACCTCCAAGACTCCCTTCTGAACCAGATGGGGAAGAAATGTACAAAGGGGACACCAGACACTGGTCTGCACTTGTCTCAGAAGTTTATCTTGGAGGTCTTGGTGTTAATTGGTCAAGTGTGAGGAATGTCTTGGATATGAATGCAGGTTATGGAGG GTTTGCCGCTGCGCTCATTAATGTACCGGTTTGGGTGATGAACGTTGTTCCCGTTCCTGTTCAGGAACCAGATGCTTTGCCCGTCATATACGACAGAGGATTGATCGGAATTTACCATGATTGGTGTGAATCTTTTAACACGTACCCTCGAACGTATGATCTTCTACATGCCAGTTCCCTCTTTGGAAAATTGACTAAGAG GTGTGATGTAATAGAAGTAGCAGCAGAGATGGACCGGATACTGAGGCCTGGTGGATATTTGGTGGTTCAGGACAGCACGGAAGTACTAACAGAGGTTTCCCCAATCCTCAGATCCCTTCACTGGTCAGTCAATGTATATCAAGATCAGTTTCTTGTTGGCAAGAAAGACTTTTGGCGCCCAGCATGA